Within Caulobacter segnis, the genomic segment CGGCTTCTCGGGCTATCTGATCAAGCCGCTGCGCGCGGCCTCGATGGTCGCCCAGGTGCTGCAGGCCGACGCGACCCAGGGCGAGGACGGCGGCGCATCGGCCGACGCCTCCGCCCATGACGACCGTATCGCCGGCGCCGTGGCCCACGGCGTGCGCGTGCTGCTGGCCGAGGACAATCCGATCAACGCCCTGCTGGCCCGCACCCTGCTCGAGCGCGAAGGCTGCAAGGTCGATCGCGTCGCCGACGGCGAGCAGGCCGTGGCGGCCGCCGTGGCCGGGGCCTACGACCTGATCCTGATGGACCAGCGCATGCCAGGCATGTCCGGCGTCGAGGCGGCGCGCGCCCTGCGGGCAAAGGGCGTCACCGCCCCGATCGCCGCCCTGACCGCCGACGCCTTCGACGAAGACAAGCGCGCATGCCTGGCCGCCGGCATGGACGACTTCCTGGTCAAGCCGCTGACCCAGGAAGCCCTGCGCGACGTCCTCAAACGCTGGACGCCCGGCAGCGCCGGGGGCGGCGTCGCCAGCCGCTGGACGAAACCTGCGACGCGAGCCAAGGTCGCCGGCTAGCAGGCCGGGGGCGCTTCTCCCCGCAAGGGGATCGCGATGACCGACGACGCCAAGCCCAAGGAACAGGGGCCGCGGGAGAAGAAGACCCTTCTCCAGACCCTCGCCTTCTTCGGCGAGCGGCGCAGCCTGGTGATGCTGGGCCTCGGTTTCGCGTCCGGCCTGCCGTTCATGCTGATCTTCGACACCCTGTCGCTATGGCTGCGCGACGCAGGACTGTCGCTGACGGTGATCGGCTTCTTCAGCCTGGCCACCCTGTCTTTCTCGTTCAAGTTCCTGTGGGCCCCGCTGATCGACCGCGCCAAGGTGCCGGTGCTGCACAATCTGGTGGGCCATCGCCGCGCCTGGATGCTGGTGTGCCAGGCGGTGATCATCGCCGGCCTGGCGGGAATCTCGGCGCTCAATCCCGTCGCCAACCTGCCGCTGATGGCGCTGACGGCGGTGATCGTCGGCTTCGCCACCGCCACCCAGGACATCGTCATCGACGCCTGGCGGATCGAGGTGGTCGACACCGAACGCCAGGGCCAAATGGCCGTGGCCGTGCAGTGGGGCTATCGCGGCGCGATGATCGCCGCCGGCGCCGTGCCGCTGCTGCTGGCCGAGCACTTCAACTGGAACATCTCGTACCTGTTCATGGCCGGCGCCATGCTGGTCGGCGTGATCGCCACCCTGTGCGCCCCGCGCGAGCAGGCCCACACCATCCGCGAGATTCACACCGACGGCATCAACCAGCCCAAGCCCCTGGAGGTCGGCGAGTGGCTGGTACGCCTGGCCATCCTGCTGGTCGGCGCCCTGCTGGTCGGCTCGGGCCTGTCGGGCGACGCCAGCCTGCTGTCCAAGTTCGCGGGCGGCGAAGCCCTGGAAGCCGCCTGGAAGGCCAAGCCCAATGGCGTCTGGCTGCAGCTGCTGGGCGTACTGGCCGGCCTGGTGGTGATCATCGTCGCCGCCTGGCCGATTCCGAAAGTTCCGACCAAGCCGGGCGTCTATCTGTCCACGGCGCTCGGTTCGCCGCTGAAGGACTTCATGACCCGCTTCGCCGGGGTCGCCGGCCTGATCCTGGCGACGATCTGCGTCTATCGGGTCTCGGACTTCGTGCTCAACATCATGAACCCGTTCTATCGCGACATGGGTTTCACGCTGACCGAGATCGCCGAGATCCGGAAGGTGTTCGGCATCATCGCCTCGATGGCCGGGGTGTTCCTGGGCGGGGTGATCGTCGCGCGGCTCGGCCTGATGAAGGCCCTGATCATCGGCGCCTTCGCCCAGCCGATCAGCAACCTGATGTTCGCCGTCCTGGCCATGAGCGGCCACAACACCGGCATGCTGTTCGCCTCGATCTGTATCGACAATATCGCCGGCGGGATCGCGGGCACGGCGCTGATCGCCTACATGTCCAGCCTGACGACGGCGGGCTTCACCGCCACGCAGTACGCCCTGTTCTCGTCGCTGTACGCCCTGCCCGGCAAGCTGATCGCCTCGCAGTCGGGCCGCATCGTCGAGGCCTCGGCCCAGGCCGCCGAGCACGGCGGGCCGATCGGCCTGCTCAAGGGCCTGTTCACCCGCCTGCCGCCCGAGAGCTTCACGGCCGCCGGCGCCAAGCTTGGCGTCAGCGCCCAGGCCATGGCGGCGGGCTACACGACCTTCTTCATCTACACGGCCCTGATCGGCGTGGTGGCGATCGTGCTGTCGTTCATGGTGGCGGCGCGGCAGAAGCCGCTCGAGACCGAGACGGCCTAGACCGCCAGACACACCACCTGAGCCACCCGCAGGTCGCGGCGCAGCCCGTCGGCCACGCGGCCATAGTTCTCGGTGGTGATCGGCTCGCTGGACGAGAATTCGGACGGACTGGGCCGGCGGCGCGGACCCAGCAGGGTCTTCAGCGTCTCCGGCGCGGTCGTGTAGATGCGACCCCGGCGCGGCGCTTCGGCGACGGTCACCCCGATCACCCGGCCGGCGGCGTCCAGGGCCGGCGCGCCCGACAGGCCCGACAGCGTCCCCTTCAGCGTATCGGTGCGGCCGACCTCGGCCCAGACCAGCACCGGCTCGGTGCGGGCGCCCCGCCCATGGACGACCAGGTTCTCGCGGCCCAGGAGGCGCGAGGCGGCCTCGCCCGGATGGCCCTGCGGGAAGCCCGGATGGTAGGCGCGCGCGCCCCGGCGCAGCGGCTGGTCCAGGCCCAGCGGCACGGCCGGCGCCCCGCCCTCGGTGGTCAGGATCGCGGCGTCGGCGGTCGGATCGACGGTGATCCGGGCGGCCACGCCGCGCCCGTCGGCCACGACGATGGCGGCCGACTTGCAGCCGTCGACCACATGGCGCGCGGTCAGCCAGGTTCCGTCGTCCCCGACCGAGAACGCCGTGCCCGAGCCGGGCTCGGGCCGGTCTGGCACCTGGACCACGATCGAGGGATCGAACGGCGAGGACGGCCCCAGCGGCAGCCCCTCCTCGCCCGGCACCGGCGGCGGCGGCGGCGGCGCGTCCGAGCGCTCCTGCCGGCCGACGGCGACGATCAGCAGGGCGCTGACCGCCGCGGCGTAGACCAGCCAGTCGGGAAGCTTGGGGAAATGCACCGTTACGCCCCCGGGCTCTGTCGGATCAGCCCGCCACGGCGGCGGCGAGGATCAGGGCGGTGGCCAGCTTGGCTCCGACCAGCAGGGCGGCGGCCGAGATCTCGCCTTCATGGATCCGCTCGGGCAGGCCCTTGAGCACCATGTCGGTGACGCGGAACACCAGGAGCTGCACAGCGATCGTCGCCGCGCCCCAGATCATGATCTCGATCACCGAGGTCGAGGCGGTCAGCGAGATGGCCAGCGGAATGGCCAGGCCGACCATGACTCCGCCCAGCGACAGGGCCGCGGCCGAGTTGCCCTCGCGGATCAGGGTGATTTCCTTGTGCGGGGTCAGCAGGGCGTAGAGCGTGGTCCCCAGGATCAGCATCACCAGGGTAACGCCGGCGTGCAGCAGGGTGACCGGGAAGCCGGTGGCGAAGGCCTGGACCTCGGGCGACTGGAGCTGGGACGGCATGGACGCGGACTACCCTGCGGAGATGTTTGGCGACCTGACTAACACGGGTCGGCGAGTCTTGCGTAGGGGCGTCCGCGCCGGACGGCGTTCGCTCTATTTGTAAAAGCCTTCGCGCAGGTTCAGGCCGTGCTCGACGAAGACCTTCAGCGCGCAAAGCATGCCGGTCCAGCCCTCGCAATTGCCGAACGCCGCCTTCTCGCCCGCCGGGGTGTCGCTCCAGCCGGCCTCGTGGATCCGAACCAGGGTGCGGCCGTCGCCAGTGTCGGCGAAGGTCATGGTCACCTCGGTCTTATGCGTCGCGCCCGGCTCGGCCGAGCCCCAGCGCAGCACGATCTTCTCGTTCGCCACGACCTCGACCACCTCGACCGGAAAGGCGCCGGGGAAGTCGTGGAAGTCCCAGGTGACGGTGGCGCCGGTCTCAAGCCGCCCCTGGGCCCCGCCCGTGGTGAAGTAGCCGGACAGCCGCTTGGGATCGGCCACGGCTTCGAAGACCTCGGAGACCGGCTTGGCGATCCGGCCGCTGACGGTAAATTCGTGCGACATGGGACATCTCCTCACTTGCTGGCCGCGACCATGTGTTATAATCTTATAACATGTCAAGCGAGGACGAAGCGGACCTGATCTTCAAGGCCCTGGGCCACCGGGTCCGGCGCCATATCCTGGATCTGCTGAAGGCCGAGTCGCTGACCACGGGCATGGTGTGCGCGCGGTTTCCCGAGCTGGACCGCTGCACCGTGATGCAGCACCTGGGCGTGTTGGAAGAGGCTGGCCTGGTCGTGGCCGAACGGCGTGGCCGCGAGCGCTGGAACCACCTGGACGCCCTGCCCGTGCACGCGATCCACGAACGCTGGATCGGGCCCTACGCGGCCTATGCGGCGCGCATGCTCAGCCGGCTGAAGACGGCGGTGGAGGAACCCACACCACCGCTCAACCCCGCGAAAGCGGGGACCCAAGCCGAGTCAGCGGATTAGCCTGAGGCCGCGCCGTACCCTGAAAGTCCGCCTGGGGCCCCGCTTTCGCGGGGATGAGCGGATGGGGTGTTAAGCCGCCTCGTCCTCGTCGTCCTCGCTCAGCACGCCGGCCATCGCCGCCAGCGACAGCTTGCGCAGCGCCGAGGCGCGGACCTTCTCGCTCTCGCTCTTCAGCTGCCCACAGGCGGCCAGAATATCGCGCCCGCGCGGGGTGCGGATCGGCGAGGAGTAGCCGGCCTTGTTGAGGATCGCGGCGAAGGCCTCGATCGTCGACCAGTCCGAGCACTGATAGTCGCTGCCCGGCCACGGATTGAACGGGATCAGGTTGATCTTGGCCGGAATGCCCTTGATCAGCTTCACGAGCGCACGCGCCTCGTCGGGGCTGTCGTTGACGCCCTTCAGCATCACGTACTCGAAGGTCACACGGCGGGCGTTGCTGAGGCCCGGATAGGCGCGGATTCCGGCCATCAGCTCGGCGATCGGATACTTCTTGTTCAGCGGCACCAGGACGTCGCGCAGCGCGTCGTTGGTCGCGTGCAGGCTGATGGCCAGCATCGCCTGCGTGCTGTCGCCCAGCTTTTCCAGCATCGGCACGACGCCCGAGGTCGAGACCGTGATCCGGCGACGCGAGATGCCGATGCCCTCGTTGTCGCTGATGATCTCGATGGCGTCGGCCACCTGGCCCAGATTGTACAGCGGCTCGCCCATGCCCATGAACACGATGTTCGAGAGCACGCGGTCTTCCTTGTCCGACGGCCATTCGGCCAGGTCGTCCTTGGCCACCTGCACCTGGGCGACGATCTCGGCCGCGGTCAGGTTGCGGACCAGCGGCTGGGTCCCGGTGTGGCAGAAGCTGCAATTCAGGGTGCAGCCGACCTGGCTGGAGACGCACAGGGCGCCCGCGCGGCCGACGCCGGGGATGTAGACGCTCTCGACCTCGATGCCCGGGGCCATGCGGATCAACCACTTGCGGGTGCCGTCCTTGGACACCTGGCGCTCGACGATCTCCGGCCGGGCGATGGTGAAGGTCTCGGCGAGGCGGGCGCGCGTCTCCTTGGCGACGTCGCTCATATTGGCGAAGTCGGTGACGCCGCGATGGTGCATCCAGCGGAAGATCTGGGTGGCCCGCATCTTGGCCTTGCCGTGCTCGACCACGCCGCTCTCGACCAGGGCCGCGACCAGCTGCGGGCGCGTCAGGCCCGAGAGGTTGATCATCGGCTTAGTGACGGGTTGGGCGGGCGCGGCGTCGGTGGAGACGCGCGACAGGTCGAGGGTGACGCTCAAGGGGGTGTCCGGCTCTTCGGGGTCGAGGCGGACATATAGCAGGTCCGGGCCGGTTTTCCAAAAGGACCGGCGGCCGCAGCTGCCTACACCTTGCGGAAGCGGCTTCCCTGGCTGGCCATTAGGGCCAGGGCCCAGTCGTCGGGCACGACCTTGGCGATGGCGGCGATGGCCTTGTTCGGGGCGCCGGGCACGCAGATCGAGCGGTTGGCCTCGGCGGCCTCGTAGCCGGCGGCGGCGACCTCGTCGGCGCCCAGCCACAGCCACTCGGGCACGCCCTGGCTGACCTGGGCGCGGGTGCCGTTGACGTCGTGGAATTCCGAATAGGTGAAGCCGGGGCACAGGGCGCTGACGTGGACGCCGGTCGAGAGGTTCTCCAGGTGCAGGCTTTGGGAGAACTTGACCAGGAAGCCCTTGGTCGCCGCGTACAGGGTGTGGCCGGCCGCGCCGGGGACCAGGCCCGCCAGCGAGGCGACGTTGACGATGCGGCCGAAGCGGCGCTCGACCATGCCCGGCAGGACCTTGTGGGTCATCTCGCAGACGCTGGTGAGCATCACCTGCAGGAACATCGCCTGGTCGGCCCAGCTGGTGGACGCATAGGTCCCCGGCAGGCCGTAGCCAGCGTTGTTGACCAAGGCGTCGACCACGCGGCCCTGCTCGGCCAGCGCGGCCAGCACCGTGTCGGTCCCGGCGGGATCGGAGAGGTCGGCGGGGATGGCGTAGGCCTCGACGCCCGAACGCAGCGTGATCTCGGCGGCCAAGCCCTCCAGGCGGTCGGCCCGGCGCGCGGTCAGGGCCACGTCGTAGCCGTGGCTGGCATAAATGCGGGCGGAGGCGGCCCCGATGCCGGCGGAAGCGCCAGTGATCAGGGCGAGGCGGCGGGCCATGCTCGGGTGATCCGGTGAAAGACGAAACTTCGCCGGAGACCAGCACGGCCCGCGCTTCGGTTCAAGAAGCCCTCGAAATCCCTCGCGAGGAAGGGGGCGGAAGGGGCGCGCCAGGTACGGAACGCGCGCCCCCTCCGGGCCGCGGCTGGGAGGGAGACCGCCGCGACCTTGGGGACCTTAAAACCCTAGGCGGCCTTGCCGAGGTCGGCCGCCGCGCTGGCGCCGACCGCCCAGCGGACGGCGGCCTTGGCGACGCGCTCGCCCAGCAGGCGGGCGGTCTCGCGGTCGCCGGCGGGCGGGGTGATCTCGGGCGAGGCGTTGTCCGACTGGGCGGCCAGGCCCAGGAAGGCGCCGACGCGGTTCAGGCTGTCCGGGCCACGCTCGGCTGCGGTGACGGCCGGGGCCGGGACGCCGAGGCTGACCCAGTTCATGCCGTGCTGGGCGGCCAGGATCGCCAGGCTGTTCAGCGCATGCAGCTTGTCGCCGGCGAAGCTGTGCGAGTTGGTGAAGCCGGCGGCCAGCTTGTCCTTCCACGCACCGGTGAACCAGGCGGACGCGGTCGCGTCGGCGAACACTTTGAACACGCCCGAGACGTCGCCCATGTAGGTCGGCGCGCCGAAGATCACGGCGTCGGCCTTAGTGATCTCCTCGATGAGCGGCGCGAAATCCTGAGCGGCGTTTTCGATCTTCAGCAGCACCGGGGTCTGGCCGGCGTCACGGACGCCTTCGGCGACCTTCTGGGCCAGGACTTCGGTGTGGCCGTAACCGGAGTGATAGGGGATGGCGACGGTAGTCATTGGAATTCCCTCGAATTCGAAACTGAAACGGTAGCGATTACGTAATGCGCCCAGACGGTGCCGCCAGAGGATCAGCAACAACAGGTGGTGCAATTTTTCTGAAGGTGGGTTTCAGCGCCGCTCAAGGCCCGCGCCTCACCGAACGGCGAAATATACCGGCACAGCTTGCGACAACGTTGTCATTCCTTTATCTGAAAGGAAATTCCGCAATGCATCTATTGATCCGACGCGCCCTCTCCCGGCGCGGCGTATACATCCTTTCGCCCCCCAATTCTTTCGTCCCTCTGTGTGTGTGAGGCGCCGATGACCACAGATTCTCCGAAGATCCACCCGGGTCTCGTCCTCCTGGCCCTGGCCCTCGGCGGCTTCGCGATCGGCACGACCGAGTTCGCGTCGATGAGCCTGCTGCCCTACTTCGCCAAGGACCTGGGGGTGGACGCCCCGACGGCCGGCCATGCGATCAGCGCCTATGCGATGGGCGTGGTGGTCGGGGCGCCGGTGATCGCCGTGGCCGCCGCGCGCCTGCCGCGCCGGGTGATCCTGACGGTGCTGATGGCGGTGTTCGCGGTCGGTAACCTGCTCTCGGCGCTGGCGCCCAACTTCGGCTGGATGATCGCCTTCCGCTTCTTCTCGGGCTTGCCGCACGGCG encodes:
- a CDS encoding AmpG family muropeptide MFS transporter; the encoded protein is MTDDAKPKEQGPREKKTLLQTLAFFGERRSLVMLGLGFASGLPFMLIFDTLSLWLRDAGLSLTVIGFFSLATLSFSFKFLWAPLIDRAKVPVLHNLVGHRRAWMLVCQAVIIAGLAGISALNPVANLPLMALTAVIVGFATATQDIVIDAWRIEVVDTERQGQMAVAVQWGYRGAMIAAGAVPLLLAEHFNWNISYLFMAGAMLVGVIATLCAPREQAHTIREIHTDGINQPKPLEVGEWLVRLAILLVGALLVGSGLSGDASLLSKFAGGEALEAAWKAKPNGVWLQLLGVLAGLVVIIVAAWPIPKVPTKPGVYLSTALGSPLKDFMTRFAGVAGLILATICVYRVSDFVLNIMNPFYRDMGFTLTEIAEIRKVFGIIASMAGVFLGGVIVARLGLMKALIIGAFAQPISNLMFAVLAMSGHNTGMLFASICIDNIAGGIAGTALIAYMSSLTTAGFTATQYALFSSLYALPGKLIASQSGRIVEASAQAAEHGGPIGLLKGLFTRLPPESFTAAGAKLGVSAQAMAAGYTTFFIYTALIGVVAIVLSFMVAARQKPLETETA
- a CDS encoding S1 family peptidase — its product is MHFPKLPDWLVYAAAVSALLIVAVGRQERSDAPPPPPPVPGEEGLPLGPSSPFDPSIVVQVPDRPEPGSGTAFSVGDDGTWLTARHVVDGCKSAAIVVADGRGVAARITVDPTADAAILTTEGGAPAVPLGLDQPLRRGARAYHPGFPQGHPGEAASRLLGRENLVVHGRGARTEPVLVWAEVGRTDTLKGTLSGLSGAPALDAAGRVIGVTVAEAPRRGRIYTTAPETLKTLLGPRRRPSPSEFSSSEPITTENYGRVADGLRRDLRVAQVVCLAV
- a CDS encoding DUF350 domain-containing protein, producing MPSQLQSPEVQAFATGFPVTLLHAGVTLVMLILGTTLYALLTPHKEITLIREGNSAAALSLGGVMVGLAIPLAISLTASTSVIEIMIWGAATIAVQLLVFRVTDMVLKGLPERIHEGEISAAALLVGAKLATALILAAAVAG
- a CDS encoding SRPBCC domain-containing protein, which encodes MSHEFTVSGRIAKPVSEVFEAVADPKRLSGYFTTGGAQGRLETGATVTWDFHDFPGAFPVEVVEVVANEKIVLRWGSAEPGATHKTEVTMTFADTGDGRTLVRIHEAGWSDTPAGEKAAFGNCEGWTGMLCALKVFVEHGLNLREGFYK
- a CDS encoding ArsR/SmtB family transcription factor, translating into MSSEDEADLIFKALGHRVRRHILDLLKAESLTTGMVCARFPELDRCTVMQHLGVLEEAGLVVAERRGRERWNHLDALPVHAIHERWIGPYAAYAARMLSRLKTAVEEPTPPLNPAKAGTQAESAD
- the rlmN gene encoding 23S rRNA (adenine(2503)-C(2))-methyltransferase RlmN, translating into MSVTLDLSRVSTDAAPAQPVTKPMINLSGLTRPQLVAALVESGVVEHGKAKMRATQIFRWMHHRGVTDFANMSDVAKETRARLAETFTIARPEIVERQVSKDGTRKWLIRMAPGIEVESVYIPGVGRAGALCVSSQVGCTLNCSFCHTGTQPLVRNLTAAEIVAQVQVAKDDLAEWPSDKEDRVLSNIVFMGMGEPLYNLGQVADAIEIISDNEGIGISRRRITVSTSGVVPMLEKLGDSTQAMLAISLHATNDALRDVLVPLNKKYPIAELMAGIRAYPGLSNARRVTFEYVMLKGVNDSPDEARALVKLIKGIPAKINLIPFNPWPGSDYQCSDWSTIEAFAAILNKAGYSSPIRTPRGRDILAACGQLKSESEKVRASALRKLSLAAMAGVLSEDDEDEAA
- a CDS encoding SDR family NAD(P)-dependent oxidoreductase; this translates as MARRLALITGASAGIGAASARIYASHGYDVALTARRADRLEGLAAEITLRSGVEAYAIPADLSDPAGTDTVLAALAEQGRVVDALVNNAGYGLPGTYASTSWADQAMFLQVMLTSVCEMTHKVLPGMVERRFGRIVNVASLAGLVPGAAGHTLYAATKGFLVKFSQSLHLENLSTGVHVSALCPGFTYSEFHDVNGTRAQVSQGVPEWLWLGADEVAAAGYEAAEANRSICVPGAPNKAIAAIAKVVPDDWALALMASQGSRFRKV
- a CDS encoding flavodoxin family protein; translated protein: MTTVAIPYHSGYGHTEVLAQKVAEGVRDAGQTPVLLKIENAAQDFAPLIEEITKADAVIFGAPTYMGDVSGVFKVFADATASAWFTGAWKDKLAAGFTNSHSFAGDKLHALNSLAILAAQHGMNWVSLGVPAPAVTAAERGPDSLNRVGAFLGLAAQSDNASPEITPPAGDRETARLLGERVAKAAVRWAVGASAAADLGKAA